A region of Lycium barbarum isolate Lr01 chromosome 3, ASM1917538v2, whole genome shotgun sequence DNA encodes the following proteins:
- the LOC132633529 gene encoding trimethyltridecatetraene synthase-like, with amino-acid sequence MEGTTWTAYAAVFLGTLFLLLLSKYLRQRKLNLPPGPKPWPIIGNLNLMGELPHRSIHKLSLKYGPIMHLQFGSFPVIVGSSVEMAKIFLKTMDVNFVGRPKTAAGKYTTYNYSDITWSPYGSYWRQARKMCLMELFSAKRLDSYEYIRAEELHSLLHNLNKLSGKPIMLKDHLTTLSLNVISRMVLGKSYLDESENSIVDPEEFKKMLDELFLLNGVLNIGDSIPWIDFMDLQGYVKRMKVVSKKFDKFLEHVLDEHNARRNAVENYVAKDMVDVLLQLADDPTLEIKLERHGVKAFTQDLLAGGTESSAVTVEWAISELLKKPEIFKKATEELDRVIGQNRWVQEKDIPNLPYIEAIVKETMRLHPVAPMLVPRECREDCKVAGYDVQKGTRVLVSVWTVGRDPTLWDQPEAFKPERFLEKSIDVKGHDFELLPFGAGRRMCPGYSLGLKVIQASLANLLHGFKWSLPDNMTPEDLNMEEIFGLSTPKKFPLATVIEPRLSPNLYSV; translated from the exons ATGGAAGGTACTACCTGGACTGCATATGCAGCAGTATTTCTTGGTACTTTGTTTCTTTTACTCCTTTCCAAATATCTTCGCCAGAGGAAACTCAACTTACCCCCAGGCCCAAAACCATGGCCAATCATCGGAAATTTAAACCTCATGGGCGAACTTCCTCACCGATCAATCCACAAACTTTCCCTCAAGTATGGTCCCATTATGCATCTCCAATTCGGGTCATTCCCCGTTATAGTGGGCTCCTCCGTCGAAATGGCCAAAATTTTCCTCAAAACCATGGATGTCAACTTTGTAGGCCGACCTAAAACGGCTGCAGGAAAATACACCACCTACAACTATTCAGATATCACCTGGTCCCCGTACGGATCCTATTGGCGTCAGGCACGTAAAATGTGCCTGATGGAGTTGTTCAGTGCTAAAAGGCTCGATTCATATGAGTATATTCGGGCAGAGGAACTCCATTCTCTTCTCCATAATTTAAACAAATTATCAGGGAAACCGATTATGCTGAAAGATCATTTGACGACGCTGAGTTTAAATGTTATTAGCAGGATGGTACTAGGGAAGAGCTACTTGGACGAGTCTGAGAACTCGATTGTGGATCCCGAGGAATTTAAGAAGATGTTAGACGAGTTGTTTTTGCTAAATGGTGTCCTCAATATTGGAGATTCAATTCCCTGGATTGATTTCATGGACTTGCAAGGTTATGTTAAGAGGATGAAAGTTGTGAGCAAGAAATTCGACAAGTTTCTGGAGCATGTGCTTGATGAGCATAACGCGAGGAGGAACGCAGTGGAAAATTATGTTGCTAAAGACATGGTGGATGTATTATTGCAGCTTGCTGATGATCCAACTCTGGAGATTAAGCTGGAAAGGCATGGAGTCAAAGCATTCACTCAG GATTTGTTGGCTGGTGGAACTGAGAGTTCAGCAGTGACAGTGGAGTGGGCAATTTCAGAGCTGCTAAAGAAGCCAGAGATTTTCAAAAAGGCTACTGAAGAATTGGATCGTGTGATTGGCCAGAACAGATGGGTACAAGAAAAGGACATTCCAAATCTTCCTTACATTGAGGCAATTGTCAAAGAGACTATGCGACTGCACCCCGTGGCACCAATGCTGGTGCCACGTGAGTGTCGTGAAGACTGCAAGGTAGCTGGCTACGACGTTCAGAAAGGGACCAGGGTCCTCGTTAGCGTGTGGACCGTCGGAAGAGACCCTACATTGTGGGACCAGCCTGAGGCGTTCAAACCTGAGAGGTTCCTCGAAAAGTCCATCGATGTCAAAGGACATGATTTTGAGCTATTGCCATTTGGAGCTGGGAGAAGGATGTGTCCGGGATATAGTTTGGGGCTTAAGGTGATTCAAGCTAGCTTAGCTAATCTTCTACATGGATTTAAATGGTCATTGCCTGATAATATGACACCTGAGGACCTCAATATGGAGGAGATTTTCGGGCTCTCCACTCCAAAAAAGTTTCCACTTGCAACTGTGATTGAGCCAAGACTTTCACCAAATCTTTACTCTGTCTGA